Proteins from a genomic interval of Pecten maximus chromosome 13, xPecMax1.1, whole genome shotgun sequence:
- the LOC117340784 gene encoding uncharacterized protein LOC117340784: MDVPFLFSILVTLHISGVMSMTPMMQGMNADIMKDIMNLRRKIKNHQKTLSNKGTAKESNSILPAAEIAMREFFTNDGKTPASTKTSDKKKSSKKDTTRKNVKIPDVPATLKNVEASHTNTVPVEKKANNAMKSKKLSKKTSETKTKDQTPQEKITGPSDQQSSSKSDTTGATVAKTTAKSTSTSTRRSRRRSSRRRKSSRKSKQNTTPSPRTTTQANPAAAAPTVPKATAIDTTPPAAAAQAPGQSMRTTMTHLFSEGPMLMASMLAQVYPQLVRLLGGARSQRPMMDPNMAVMMHEEPYFNQPTIQGDGFGQVHTANPSRPGQQRSTKKSSSTSKTVQAGTNPMQIYMQRELCSETPSRFIRMCKTTMDCKHKMKCYSGYCCARSHRHAEMLDNLPEYIDMPRPQRSWRSFFK, translated from the exons ATGGATGTGCCATTTCTGTTTTCAATTTTGGTAACACTCCATATATCTG GTGTCATGTCCATGACACCAATGATGCAAGGTATGAACGCTGATATTATGAAGGACATCATGAATCTTCGACGAAAGATAAAGAACCACCAGAAGACACTCTCTAATAAAGGAACAGCCAAAGAGAGCAACAGCATACTGCCTGCAGCAGAGATTGCTATGCGAGAATTTTTCACGAATGATGGCAAAACTCCAGCGAGTACAAAGACGTCTGATAagaaaaaatcatcaaaaaaagATACAACAaggaaaaatgtcaaaataccAGATGTACCTGCAACACTTAAAAATGTCGAAGCTTCACACACGAATACGGTTCCAGTTGAGAAGAAAGCAAATAATGCAATGAAATCGAAAAAGCTGTCAAAAAAGACGAGTGAAACAAAAACCAAAGACCAAACTCCTCAGGAAAAAATTACAGGTCCATCTGATCAACAATCAAGTAGTAAAAGTGATACAACAGGTGCCACCGTTGCCAAGACGACAGCTAAGTCTACATCAACATCAACCAGGCGATCACGCAGGAGATCGTCAAGACGAAGGAAGTCTTCcagaaaatcaaaacaaaataccaCGCCATCGCCGAGAACAACAACACAAGCTAATCCTGCTGCAGCTGCGCCTACAGTTCCCAAGGCAACCGCCATTGATACGACTCCACCTGCTGCTGCAGCACAAGCGCCAGGACAATCAATGCGGACGACAATGACCCACTTATTTAGTGAAGGTCCAATGCTAATGGCATCAATGCTAGCGCAGGTATACCCGCAGTTAGTACGGCTGCTGGGTGGCGCCCGAAGTCAAAGGCCGATGATGGACCCTAATATGGCAGTAATGATGCACGAAGAACCATATTTCAATCAACCAACTATTCAAGGAGATGGGTTCGGCCAAGTTCATACAGCTAACCCGTCTAGACCTGGTCAACAAAGATCAACGAAGAAGTCATCATCGACTTCAAAAACTGTACAAGCTGGAACAAATCCTATGCAGATTTACATGCAAAGGGAACTGTGTTCCGAGACTCCCTCTAGATTTATTAGGATGTGCAAGACGACAATGGATTGTAAACATAAGATGAAGTGCTACTCGGGATACTGCTGTGCTAGGAGCCATAGGCATGCTGAGATGCTCG ACAACTTGCCTGAATACATCGACATGCCACGCCCACAGAGATCATGGAGAAGCTTTTTTAAATGA
- the LOC117340785 gene encoding uncharacterized protein LOC117340785, with translation MSKCIQDGTELVCTAVCNHGYAMQVAIDNAKRVCTISGGVWYDGMFSFQPCHALNTTDHCGSINVSRDMAAVTCRQHGADLVCDVECTNGFTFETHDVTVRRICDRLTGTWYTGNSVPRCVSTCEERLISGSDDIDNGSFTASSSWTGLAGVYFGPDRARITSDPEYINGQFMSGGWRPANDDLGQFIQVKLDKVSRITGIITKGRGVISGDTAQDVVTRFRVLYSTDGRSFVPYGDESVADKFFSGNTDTCNEEVNWFSCPFAARYVRINPIAWKDHIGLRFELLGCPASEESVLTTSFISNTTPTSVTSGTRPSPTCSSLLPPRNGVISCEDRGTSLVCTALCKDGWAFTTGDFLVNKRCDLTTHTWTDDKAFPECYRLPYVATTSSYKPLTHDCIGSADDCHHRSNGDYHTCDNCHYFASCSEGYTYIRPCPDNLVFDAVVGSCQYRSNTCTDAIGLPVIGKK, from the exons ATGAGCAAGTGTATACAGGACGGTACAGAACT AGTGTGTACCGCCGTCTGTAACCATGGATACGCTATGCAGGTTGCCATAGACAACGCCAAGCGCGTCTGTACCATCAGCGGTGGGGTTTGGTATGACGGGATGTTTTCGTTCCAACCCTGCCACG CACTAAACACGACAGACCACTGTGGATCTATAAATGTATCACGTGACATGGCAGCTGTCACGTGTCGCCAGCACGGGGCGGACTT AGTTTGTGACGTCGAATGCACTAACGGATTTACATTCGAGACTCATGACGTCACGGTCCGGCGAATCTGTGACCGCCTGACAGGCACGTGGTATACTGGTAATTCCGTGCCCCGTTGTGTTT CGACATGTGAAGAACGACTTATTTCCGGAAGTGACGACATTGATAATGGCAGTTTCACAGCGTCCAGTTCCTGGACAGGGCTAGCCGGTGTATATTTTGGTCCAGACAGGGCAAGGATAACCTCTGACCCCGAATATATCAACGGTCAGTTTATGAGTGGAGGGTGGCGACCAGCAAACGATGACCTCGGCCAGTTTATTCAG GTGAAGCTGGACAAGGTCAGCCGAATAACAGGCATCATTACAAAAGGCAGGGGCGTAATTTCCGGTGACACCGCCCAGGACGTGGTTACTAGGTTCCGAGTTCTCTACAGCACCGACGGACGGTCGTTTGTACCATACGGGGACGAGTCGGTGGCTGACAAG TTTTTCAGTGGAAATACAGACACGTGTAATGAGGAGGTCAACTGGTTTTCTTGTCCTTTCGCTGCCCGTTATGTTCGTATTAACCCTATAGCGTGGAAGGACCATATTGGACTTAGGTTTGAACTACTAGGATGTCCTGCCAGCGAAg AATCTGTATTGACTACGAGCTTCATCAGTAACACAACTCCAACATCTGTCACATCTG GGACAAGACCTTCACCAACGTGTTCCTCACTGCTGCCTCCGAGAAATGGCGTGATAAGCTGTGAGGACAGGGGCACATCGCT GGTGTGTACGGCTTTATGTAAGGACGGGTGGGCTTTTACTACTGGAGACTTCCTGGTCAACAAAAGATGTGACCTTACAACTCACACGTGGACTGACGACAAGGCATTCCCGGAATGTTACA GACTGCCATATGTTGCAACAACATCCAGCTACAAGCCCCTTACAC ATGATTGTATCGGCAGTGCAGACGACTGTCACCACAGATCTAACGGTGACTACCATACCTGTGATAACTGCCATTACTTCGCCAGCTGTTCGGAGGGCTACACCTACATTCGGCCATGTCCGGATAATCTCGTGTTCGACGCCGTCGTCGGGAGCTGTCAGTATCGATCTAATACATGCACAGACGCCATTGGACTTCCGGTAATCGGGAAGAAATGA